The Agromyces marinus genome window below encodes:
- the pseB gene encoding UDP-N-acetylglucosamine 4,6-dehydratase (inverting): protein MSILDGSSVLVTGGTGSFGKAFIRQLLQDHDPERIVIFSRDELKQYEARQLLDNDPRLRWFIGDIRDQHRLRRAMHGVDYVVHAAALKQVDTAEYNPFEFVQTNIVGSQNVIEASIDAGVKRVVALSTDKASSPLNLYGATKLAADKLFQSGNHYAAAYDTRFCVVRYGNVMGSRGSVIPFFKRLAAEGRPLPITDERMTRFWITLPEAVQFVVDSFDLMRGGELYVPRIPSTRILDVVEAVAPGSETVDIGIRPGEKLHEEMISEDDSRRTLLMGDRYVVLPTIAEWGFTAPEGDPVPDGFAYRSDSNDQWLSVDDIRALVENLT, encoded by the coding sequence TTGTCAATTCTCGACGGTTCGTCCGTTCTCGTCACCGGCGGGACGGGCTCGTTCGGCAAGGCATTCATCCGGCAACTGCTTCAGGACCACGACCCCGAACGCATCGTCATCTTCTCGCGTGACGAACTCAAGCAGTACGAGGCGCGTCAGTTGCTCGACAACGACCCTCGGTTGCGGTGGTTCATCGGCGACATCCGCGACCAGCACCGGCTGCGCCGTGCGATGCACGGCGTCGACTACGTCGTGCACGCCGCTGCGCTCAAGCAGGTCGACACGGCGGAGTACAACCCCTTCGAGTTCGTCCAGACGAACATCGTCGGGTCCCAGAACGTCATCGAAGCGTCGATCGACGCCGGCGTGAAGCGCGTCGTCGCGCTCTCCACCGACAAGGCCTCCAGCCCGCTCAACCTCTACGGCGCGACCAAGCTCGCCGCCGACAAGCTCTTCCAGTCCGGCAACCACTACGCCGCCGCGTACGACACCCGCTTCTGCGTCGTGCGATACGGCAACGTGATGGGCTCGCGCGGTTCGGTCATCCCCTTCTTCAAGCGACTGGCAGCGGAAGGCAGGCCGCTCCCGATCACGGACGAGCGGATGACGCGGTTCTGGATCACGCTTCCCGAAGCCGTGCAGTTCGTCGTCGACTCCTTCGACCTGATGCGCGGCGGCGAGCTCTACGTCCCGCGCATCCCGAGCACGCGCATCCTCGACGTCGTCGAAGCCGTCGCACCGGGCAGCGAGACGGTCGACATCGGCATCCGCCCCGGTGAGAAGCTCCACGAGGAGATGATCTCCGAGGACGACAGCAGGCGGACCCTGCTCATGGGCGACCGGTACGTCGTGCTTCCGACGATCGCCGAGTGGGGGTTCACGGCGCCCGAGGGCGATCCCGTACCGGACGGGTTCGCCTACCGCTCGGACTCGAACGACCAGTGGTTGAGCGTGGACGACATCCGCGCGCTCGTCGAGAACCTCACCTGA